AACCACCTTCAAAGGATCATTTGTGATGCAGACTTGGATTACCTGGGCAGGAAAGACTATCCTGAAATCAGCCAAAAACTTTTGGTCGAGTTGAAAAACATGAATGTGATCAGCACTCAAAAGCAGTGGAAGGAATTACAGATTAACTTTTTGAGCAAGCATAGATTTCACACTGATTTTGCGCAGCAATATAGAGAACCGCAGAAGCAGATCTGGCTCCAAAAGCTCTTGGATTCCTAGCCCATTCTGCCGAGTTGAAGCGCTCGGGAGCTATCCATTTTGATGAAAATAAAGAGTAAAATCGTAAATGACCAGAGTGAGGATCCCCCATAGCTAAAAAACGGGAGGGGAATACCTACCACCGGAAATAGGCCTATGGTCATGGCGATATTGATCATGAAGTGAAACATCAAAATCGAAACCACACAATACCCGTAGATCCTCGAGAATCGATTTTTTTGCCGCTCGGCCATGATCACCAAGCGGGTGAGTAAGGTGACAAATAGAGCGATAACCACCAGACTGCCCAGCCAACCAAACTCCTCTCCAAGGGTGCAAAAAATAAAATCGGTATGCTGCTCCGGCACAAAATCAAATTTAGTCTGGGTGCCCTGCAGGTAGCCTTTACCGGCCAATCCACCCGAGCCAATGGCGATTTTGGACTGGGTGACATTCCAGCCAACTCCAAGTGGATCCAGGTCTGGATTGAACAAAACCATTATTCGGTTTTGCTGATGTACCGGGAGCTTAGATACTACGAAGTCCAGACTGTAGATGAATGCGATCAACCCGATGCCTATAGCAGTAAAAGCGATGATTCGCTGCGGTGTTTTTTTGCCTATGGCAATTAAAATCCCGACAATTACCACAACAGCAGCGACCAGGTAAAGGTTGTTTTCTATTCCCAATGCCAGTAGGACCAGGGCAATCAGCCCGATTCCCAGTATGTAATACTTCTGTGGAAGCCCTTCTCTGTAAAACATGATCAGCATGGAGAAATAAACCATGGCTGTACCGGTATCCGGTTGCAGAATAATTAATACCACTGGCAGCAATAGCACTGCGAATGCCCGGAGTTGGAAATTGGGCTTGGATAGGTCGAATGTGGGCCTTTCCATAAATTTTGCTAGAGCAAGCGCCGTGGCAAATTTGGCAAATTCCCCGGGCTGAATACGGAAGGAACCTACGCCTATGGATAGTACTTGTCCGTTTACCTCTTTGCCCACAAAGGGCGTAATGACCAAAAGAATCAGGAAGAAAATATACAGGGGGATGGCGAGGTTTTCAAAAAGCCTATAATCAGCGGCCATGATGACTATTATCAGGGCTATAGCAGTTCCTATCCAAACGAGTTGCTTACCTGAGTTGATAGAAAAGTCAAAAATGCTCTTGTCTACCTGGCCATCATAGACTGCCGCATAGATGTTGAACCAGCCGATCAGCACTAGTGCAAAATAGATCAAAACGGTGACCCAGTCCACCCGGTTGATATTGATATCGGCCTCTCTCATTAGTAGATGAAATTTCCGGCTATTACATATTCTTCCAGTTCGGGTCTGGAGATACTGTCTCTGAGGTATTTTTCTATCATCAGAGATGCGGTACTCGCAGCAGCTCTACCGCCCCAGCCTGCATTTTCCACATATACCGCGATGGCGATTTTTGGATCTTCTTTAGGTGCAAAGGCTATAAATACGGAGTGGTCTTCCCCGTGTGGATTTTGGGCAGTTCCTGTTTTTCCAGCTACTTCTATATCCTTGATGATAGCACGCTGAGCCGTACCGTATAGTGCCTCAGCCATGGCGTTCTGCACCATATTAAAGTGATGAGCATCCACACCCACTTCGTGCTTGATCTGGTATTCTGCTGGGATTTTACTTTTGTCTCCGTCAATGGCACGTATCAAATGAGGGGTATAATAATAGCCTTTATTGGCAAAAATCGCTGCCAAATTGGCCATTTGAAGTGGGGTGACCAAAAGCTCTCCCTGACCTATGGATAAGGAATAAATGGTGGAATATTTCCAACGGCCATTTCCATAATAATGATCATAGTATGCACTATTTGGAACCAGTCCTTTTTTCTCATTGGGCATATCCACACCCAATTCTCCACCTAGTCCGAATTTCAGTACCTTTTCACGCCAGGCGTTTAGGCCAATTTCAGTATCCTTATAGGTGTTGCTGGACACCTCTTGATTGATAATCCGGCGAAATGCCTGATGGTAATAGGGATTGCAGGAGTTTCGTATAGCTCCGAATAGGTTGACCGGAGATGGGTGGTTATGGCACGCTACTAGGGATCTGTTACATGCATAAGTAGTTTCTGGCGTCAAAATCCCTTCCTGAAGTCCAATGAGACTTTGGACAATCTTGAAGATGGATCCAGGAGGATAAGTCGCCATGATCGGGCGGTTGAACAGGGGCTTGGTCTCCAGGGCATTCAGGGCGGTGTAATTTTTTCCAAAATCTGAACCGGTAAGACTATTTGGGTCATAGAATGGGGCGGAGATCATGGAGAGTATTTCTCCTGTTTTTGGCTCTATGGCTACCACGGAACCGGTTTTGCCCATCATCAGCTTTTCACCGTATTGTTGCAGGTCCATGTCTATGGAGGAGTTTACATTATGGCCGGCTACGGATGCCGTGTCATATTCTCCATCTTTAAAGGGGCCTTTATCTACACCCCGTACATTGACCATTTTGTATTTCACTCCTTTTTCGCCTCTCAGCTGATCCTCATAGAAGCGTTCCATTCCGCTCAGGCCTACGTAGTCACCTTGGACATAATAATCAGAACTGTCGCGCTCCAGCTGTCTACTGCTGATTTCTCCTATGTACCCCAGGGCATGGGCGGCCACAGGTTCTGGATAGGAACGTACGGATCTGGTCATGATAAACAGGCCCGGGTAATCGATCAAAAAGTCTTGAATTCTGGCAAATTCATTGGTAGAAATCTGCTTGATAAAAGTGGAGGGTTTTACCGAGGAATATTTACGCGCTGCATCATAAGAAGCAATCAATTCCTCTTTAGAAATCTTAAATAGTTCCAAAAACCTAGTCGTGTCGCCAACTTCAAATTCCTTAGGTACGATCATTAGATCAAATATAGGATTGTTGTACACCAGCAATTTTCCGTTACGGTCATAGACCAGCCCGCGATAGGGGTGATCTACCACGCGCTGTATGGCATTACGCTCAGCTCTTTTCATAAAGCTGTCGTCCATTACCTGGATCATAAATAGCTTGGTCAATAGCACCAAACCTACCAAGAAAATGAAAATGATTATTGCTACGGGTCTTTGGTCGTTCATCAGATTCCTCTCCTACGTTTGAAGAACAGTAGTTGTACAATAATAGCCAAAATGACTGTAAATATCGAGGAGAAAAAGCTTTTGTTCAGCACGCCAAATAATCCTCCAGTGCCCCACTGATCCGCAATAAAAAAGACCAATGAAAAAGCAAATACCAGGGGAAAAGAATAGCTTAGGTACCAGCCTATCCCCATTTCGGTCATGGTAGGTTTACTGGAATCATCATATCCGCCGGTAGGACTGATGGCCTTCAGCCAGTGGGGGCGTAGAAATCCCAAAAAGGTAGCTGCGGCTGCGTGCAAACCTAAGGTATCATAAAATACATCCACGCCCAGTCCCAACAGAAAGCTCACCAATATCAGGGGGAAGCTTTGGATTCCTATAGGAAGGCTTAAGATTCCAAGCAAATAGATGAAGCAAAATGCCACGCCGAAAAGTGCCAGATTTTTCAGCAATAAAACCTGAATAATGACTAGGCAAAGTATGATGAAAATATATGAAATCAGATTTCTAAAATTCATTGATTATTTCTGATTGCTGATATAAGGAGTCGAGTTCTTCCACTTGGTTGTTTTCTACCAGGTATACGTAGTTTGCTTTGCTAAAATCTGTGCTGAGATTTATCAGAATGTCCAGGTAGTTCGGGTCACTGCCCTGCTCCACCTCAGCGATGATTCCTATTTGTATACCTTCGGGAAAGACTGCGTTGAATCCTGAAGTCACTACCGTGTCCCCGGGATGAGCCTGTACATGGCGGGGCACATATAACATCTTGGCCTGACTGGAGTTTTTTCCGTCCCAGTTTACCGACCCAAAGACCTCATTCGATTTGATCTTAGACGAAACCAAAAGTCCAGTATTCAATAGCGATATGCCCACGGCATAGTTTGCGGAGACAGATTTGACCCGGCCTACCACTCCGGATTCATTGAAGATCCCCATTCCCGCTTTTACGCCATCATTGGAGCCTTTATTCAAGGTGAGGTGATTCTGCGCAAAACGAATAGAATTGCTAATAATCCGGGCACCTTTGAAATCATATTGCGCAGCTAGCACAGAATCCAAGGGGATAAAGCTGCTATCTGGAGACACATTGAGCGACTTTAGCTGTTCCATCAGTTGGGCATTTTCTCCCAGCAAGGCGTCATTGGCCTCTGCCAGAGAGAAGAAATCCACAATGTCCGATCGGGTCTTGAGTACTGACCCGGTGACCGCATTGGAACTATTGAAGAAAGCTGCACCCTGAGGTGAATTATTGGAAACAATCAAGCTGATCGCCAATACTTCAAGTAAAACAAATAGAAGAAAAGACCTTAGGCTATAAAGGAATTGGAGGATGCGTAGCATTCAGAATTTATGTCATCAGTACAGTACGGAAATTTTGTACGTTTTTCAGGGCTGTTCCGGTACCCCGGACCACTGCTCTTAATGGGTCTTCGGCGATGTGAATAGGAAGCTTGGTCTTCTGGTGAAGTCTTTTGTCCAGCCCTTTCAGCAAAGCTCCCCCACCTGTCAAGTGGATGCCGTTGTCATAGATATCGGCAGATAGCTCCGGTGGAGAAATTTCTAGTGCTTTGAGTACAGCTTCTTCGATTTTTGACACTGATTTGTCCAGCGAAAAAGCAATTTCTGAGTAGGAAACCTTGATCACCTTAGGGATCCCTGTCATCAGGTCACGTCCCCGGATTTCGTAGTCCTCAGGTGGTTCTTCCAGCTCAGTGAGTGCAGAGCCTATGGCAATTTTTACTTTTTCAGCAGAGCGCTCTCCGATCAGCAAGTTATGCTGGCGGCGCATGTAGTCCAGGATGTCTTTGGTGAAGGTATCTCCAGCCACTCTGATGGATTGATCTGCAACGATTCCGGAAAGTGCGATTAAGGCAATCTCCGTAGTTCCACCTCCGATATCCACGATCATGGAGCCCATTGGTTTCTCGATATCTATCCCGATTCCTATCGCTGCAGCGATGGGTTCGAAGATCATATACACTTCCTTTGCTCCGGCATGCTCTGCTGAATCACGTACGGCTCTTTTTTCTACTTCGGTGATGCCAGACGGAATACAGATTACCATGCGGTGAGACTGGGGAAACATCCCCTTTTTCTGACCGGGAATCATTTTGATCAGTCCACGGATCATCTGCTCAGCGGCAAAGAAGTCGGCGATCACACCGTCTTTCAGCGGGCGGATGGTCTTGATGTTTTCGTGGGTTTTCTCATGCATATTCATCGCTTCCCTACCCACGGCCAAGACACGATTGGTGGTTTTGTCGATGGCGATGATTGATGGTTCATCTACCACGATTTTATCTTTATGTATGATCAGGGTGTTAGCAGTACCGAGGTCTATTGCGATATCACTTGAGAAAAAGTCAAATAATCCCATTTTGTAGGTCTAGATTGTATTTTACTGGAGTTAAGAGTTTAATATACTATGCAATGCACTCATATTAAACGGGGGTCGGCAAAATTATTATCTTAAAGGGACAAATTAGAAAGAAATGGGATATTTTTTGGCAACTAAATAAAATGAGTTCCATGCGAGCTCCAAAGTGCTGTGATTTTCTTCAAAATTGTCCAGTAGTTAATAATTCTCCTGAAGGGGGTGGATTGTTTTTCCTATAAAATTATTTTACCTTTGCGTCGTATTCGAAAGTTTCTGGAGGGGACACCATATGGTCCCCTCTTTCATTATGCATACTATGACAGGATTGAAGCAAGT
This genomic window from Algoriphagus sp. TR-M9 contains:
- the rodA gene encoding rod shape-determining protein RodA, which encodes MREADININRVDWVTVLIYFALVLIGWFNIYAAVYDGQVDKSIFDFSINSGKQLVWIGTAIALIIVIMAADYRLFENLAIPLYIFFLILLVITPFVGKEVNGQVLSIGVGSFRIQPGEFAKFATALALAKFMERPTFDLSKPNFQLRAFAVLLLPVVLIILQPDTGTAMVYFSMLIMFYREGLPQKYYILGIGLIALVLLALGIENNLYLVAAVVVIVGILIAIGKKTPQRIIAFTAIGIGLIAFIYSLDFVVSKLPVHQQNRIMVLFNPDLDPLGVGWNVTQSKIAIGSGGLAGKGYLQGTQTKFDFVPEQHTDFIFCTLGEEFGWLGSLVVIALFVTLLTRLVIMAERQKNRFSRIYGYCVVSILMFHFMINIAMTIGLFPVVGIPLPFFSYGGSSLWSFTILLFIFIKMDSSRALQLGRMG
- the mrdA gene encoding penicillin-binding protein 2; its protein translation is MNDQRPVAIIIFIFLVGLVLLTKLFMIQVMDDSFMKRAERNAIQRVVDHPYRGLVYDRNGKLLVYNNPIFDLMIVPKEFEVGDTTRFLELFKISKEELIASYDAARKYSSVKPSTFIKQISTNEFARIQDFLIDYPGLFIMTRSVRSYPEPVAAHALGYIGEISSRQLERDSSDYYVQGDYVGLSGMERFYEDQLRGEKGVKYKMVNVRGVDKGPFKDGEYDTASVAGHNVNSSIDMDLQQYGEKLMMGKTGSVVAIEPKTGEILSMISAPFYDPNSLTGSDFGKNYTALNALETKPLFNRPIMATYPPGSIFKIVQSLIGLQEGILTPETTYACNRSLVACHNHPSPVNLFGAIRNSCNPYYHQAFRRIINQEVSSNTYKDTEIGLNAWREKVLKFGLGGELGVDMPNEKKGLVPNSAYYDHYYGNGRWKYSTIYSLSIGQGELLVTPLQMANLAAIFANKGYYYTPHLIRAIDGDKSKIPAEYQIKHEVGVDAHHFNMVQNAMAEALYGTAQRAIIKDIEVAGKTGTAQNPHGEDHSVFIAFAPKEDPKIAIAVYVENAGWGGRAAASTASLMIEKYLRDSISRPELEEYVIAGNFIY
- a CDS encoding rod shape-determining protein MreD; the protein is MNFRNLISYIFIILCLVIIQVLLLKNLALFGVAFCFIYLLGILSLPIGIQSFPLILVSFLLGLGVDVFYDTLGLHAAAATFLGFLRPHWLKAISPTGGYDDSSKPTMTEMGIGWYLSYSFPLVFAFSLVFFIADQWGTGGLFGVLNKSFFSSIFTVILAIIVQLLFFKRRRGI
- the mreC gene encoding rod shape-determining protein MreC, translated to MLRILQFLYSLRSFLLFVLLEVLAISLIVSNNSPQGAAFFNSSNAVTGSVLKTRSDIVDFFSLAEANDALLGENAQLMEQLKSLNVSPDSSFIPLDSVLAAQYDFKGARIISNSIRFAQNHLTLNKGSNDGVKAGMGIFNESGVVGRVKSVSANYAVGISLLNTGLLVSSKIKSNEVFGSVNWDGKNSSQAKMLYVPRHVQAHPGDTVVTSGFNAVFPEGIQIGIIAEVEQGSDPNYLDILINLSTDFSKANYVYLVENNQVEELDSLYQQSEIINEF
- a CDS encoding rod shape-determining protein, translated to MGLFDFFSSDIAIDLGTANTLIIHKDKIVVDEPSIIAIDKTTNRVLAVGREAMNMHEKTHENIKTIRPLKDGVIADFFAAEQMIRGLIKMIPGQKKGMFPQSHRMVICIPSGITEVEKRAVRDSAEHAGAKEVYMIFEPIAAAIGIGIDIEKPMGSMIVDIGGGTTEIALIALSGIVADQSIRVAGDTFTKDILDYMRRQHNLLIGERSAEKVKIAIGSALTELEEPPEDYEIRGRDLMTGIPKVIKVSYSEIAFSLDKSVSKIEEAVLKALEISPPELSADIYDNGIHLTGGGALLKGLDKRLHQKTKLPIHIAEDPLRAVVRGTGTALKNVQNFRTVLMT